The proteins below are encoded in one region of Methanofollis aquaemaris:
- a CDS encoding AAA family ATPase has translation MLLHRLILHNFKRYREEEIRFRDGITGIVGNNGAGKSSITDAILFALYGVQGGVDAEYVVSSFAGPKDRCEVRLEFAAGGEEYVVQRTFRKTAGSTQHKASLFMLGGEKHLAEGVSAVASEVQRVLGMGPSDFKSTVFAAQKDLLALLDERPAARKEWFMKMLGIDYLKEEGQAVLKAELEGVEHEIGRADGKLSVLDEDGMQEALETCRAEVAGAGAQVDACHGALSGLRAEAEETEAEREALEAAEREVIRLTEMEGACRREIERLRSESAALEREVEAVSKNLGDYDALAASEKEYEGIVSTYETWRGRKHDHDLLVGRRTSLQAEKVREAERLDTLSATLAQLDVDAARYRELEPSVRRLGEVREELEVLKVDEERHRHLCDHLRAAEQYFSEVERSTAGLSREVAALRQRDAERADLEPGVARYDERRRLKEVLDLAAGHHREASRLREEIRSARNEYAALENVILGLRRDAEALGDPAVALEEAEERRATLTSSLATARAGREASANRAASVREHLQEIESLGADSRCPTCHQPLRTHYPDLVAGLEEEAAAAEREVSALDAGIAEIECERARVEEEIAGITGRCRALQGLQAEIAAREEALVERGRRCDLLTARCEAEEQAIAALGFGVYDPGHHEQIVSELASLSELKVRYDRLSGETAALPRKLEALEALDTGGSAALVAIEVARLDCAAHTYDPGQKAGLEEEAGRLEVLWKEYLAAGARCEGRQKVEDEYDAVKKELARLDRACVDCTAGMETLGFDPDLYVRLGKGREAAEERHRRYLVLAQEATRLPDLKKRISALASEAHVAEEHLNEVLVAREALNFDPDRLAGVRARARTVAEAAQARREELSRLQNEVKNLEMRREELKKKVQQAGTIRTEIQALEEERENLKLARTLLAEYTTYLLGVVRGRLEGVVGEVLGEITDGRYDTVTFDDDFTLMVNDMGADYPAARFSGGEQDDIAIALRIALSRYLAAMRGMGDPAVLIFDEIFGSQDEERRTNLIRALRTQEVHFPQIFLISHIGEVHEEFETTLRVEQGPGPESHIEEVSG, from the coding sequence ATGCTCCTGCATAGACTGATCCTCCACAACTTCAAGCGGTACCGCGAGGAGGAGATCAGGTTCCGCGACGGGATCACGGGAATCGTGGGGAACAATGGGGCAGGGAAGAGTTCCATCACCGACGCGATCCTCTTTGCGCTGTACGGTGTCCAGGGGGGGGTGGACGCCGAGTACGTCGTCTCGTCCTTTGCTGGCCCAAAGGACCGTTGTGAGGTGCGCCTTGAGTTTGCGGCCGGCGGCGAGGAGTACGTCGTCCAGCGCACCTTCAGGAAGACGGCCGGGTCGACGCAGCACAAGGCCTCGCTCTTCATGCTCGGCGGCGAGAAGCACCTGGCCGAGGGGGTGAGTGCCGTCGCCTCTGAGGTGCAACGAGTCCTTGGGATGGGGCCTTCAGACTTCAAGAGCACGGTCTTTGCCGCCCAGAAGGATCTGCTCGCCCTCCTGGACGAGCGGCCGGCGGCGCGGAAGGAGTGGTTCATGAAGATGCTCGGGATCGACTACCTCAAGGAAGAGGGGCAGGCGGTCCTGAAGGCAGAACTTGAAGGGGTCGAGCATGAGATAGGGAGGGCAGACGGCAAGCTCTCGGTCCTTGATGAGGATGGCATGCAGGAGGCTCTTGAGACATGCCGGGCCGAAGTGGCCGGGGCCGGCGCGCAGGTGGATGCGTGTCATGGAGCACTCTCGGGCCTTCGTGCGGAGGCAGAGGAGACCGAAGCCGAGCGAGAGGCTCTTGAAGCGGCCGAACGTGAGGTCATCAGGCTCACAGAGATGGAAGGGGCCTGCAGGAGAGAGATCGAGCGCCTGAGGTCGGAATCAGCTGCGCTGGAACGTGAGGTGGAAGCGGTCTCGAAAAACCTCGGCGATTACGATGCCCTCGCTGCCTCTGAGAAGGAGTACGAGGGGATCGTCTCCACCTATGAAACGTGGAGAGGGCGTAAGCACGACCACGACCTCCTTGTAGGACGGCGCACGTCTCTCCAGGCTGAAAAGGTGCGGGAGGCTGAACGGCTCGACACACTCTCGGCCACTCTCGCACAACTCGACGTCGACGCCGCCCGCTACCGTGAGCTCGAACCATCGGTCAGGCGGTTGGGGGAGGTGCGAGAAGAACTGGAGGTGCTGAAGGTCGACGAAGAGCGGCACCGGCACCTCTGTGACCATCTTCGTGCGGCAGAGCAGTATTTTTCCGAGGTCGAGCGGAGTACGGCCGGGCTCAGTCGGGAGGTGGCGGCGCTCAGGCAGAGGGACGCCGAACGCGCCGACCTCGAGCCCGGGGTCGCGAGGTACGATGAGCGTCGTCGTCTCAAGGAGGTGCTTGATCTGGCGGCGGGCCATCACCGCGAGGCCTCCCGCCTCCGTGAGGAGATCCGCTCGGCGAGGAACGAGTACGCTGCCCTGGAAAATGTCATCCTGGGGCTTCGCCGCGATGCGGAGGCGCTCGGCGACCCGGCCGTGGCCCTGGAGGAGGCGGAGGAAAGGCGTGCGACGCTCACCTCGTCCCTGGCCACTGCCAGGGCCGGGCGCGAGGCCTCTGCCAACCGGGCGGCGTCGGTGAGGGAGCACCTGCAGGAGATCGAATCTCTCGGCGCGGACTCGCGCTGCCCCACCTGCCACCAGCCCCTCAGGACGCACTATCCAGACCTGGTCGCCGGGCTGGAGGAGGAGGCCGCCGCGGCCGAGCGGGAGGTCAGCGCACTGGACGCCGGGATCGCCGAGATCGAGTGCGAGCGCGCCAGAGTGGAGGAGGAGATCGCCGGGATCACCGGGCGTTGCCGCGCCCTCCAGGGGTTGCAGGCCGAGATCGCAGCCCGAGAGGAGGCCCTCGTCGAGCGGGGCCGCCGGTGCGATCTCCTTACGGCCAGGTGTGAGGCCGAGGAGCAGGCGATCGCCGCCCTCGGGTTCGGGGTGTATGACCCCGGGCATCACGAGCAGATCGTCAGTGAACTTGCGTCTCTCTCAGAACTCAAGGTAAGATATGACCGATTGTCAGGGGAGACGGCGGCCCTGCCCAGGAAACTCGAAGCCCTTGAAGCCCTTGACACCGGGGGGAGCGCGGCGCTCGTTGCCATCGAGGTAGCGCGTCTCGATTGTGCGGCCCACACTTATGATCCCGGCCAGAAGGCCGGGCTCGAAGAAGAGGCCGGGCGGCTTGAGGTACTCTGGAAAGAGTACCTCGCGGCCGGCGCCAGGTGCGAGGGTCGGCAGAAGGTCGAGGACGAGTACGACGCGGTGAAGAAGGAACTCGCCCGTCTTGACCGTGCGTGTGTCGACTGCACCGCCGGGATGGAGACCCTGGGCTTCGACCCCGATCTCTATGTCCGTCTCGGCAAGGGGAGGGAGGCGGCCGAGGAGCGGCACCGCAGGTATCTTGTCCTGGCACAGGAGGCGACCCGCCTTCCTGACCTGAAGAAGCGGATATCCGCGCTCGCTTCAGAGGCCCATGTGGCTGAAGAGCACCTGAACGAGGTGCTTGTGGCGAGAGAAGCCCTGAACTTCGACCCCGATCGTCTCGCCGGCGTGCGCGCCCGCGCCCGCACCGTCGCCGAGGCGGCCCAGGCGCGGCGGGAAGAGTTGAGCAGGCTCCAGAACGAGGTCAAAAATCTTGAGATGCGCAGGGAGGAACTGAAGAAAAAAGTGCAGCAGGCCGGAACGATCAGAACAGAGATCCAGGCCCTCGAAGAGGAACGGGAGAACCTGAAACTGGCCCGCACCCTCCTCGCCGAGTACACCACCTACCTTCTCGGCGTCGTGCGCGGGCGACTGGAGGGGGTCGTCGGCGAGGTGCTCGGCGAGATCACCGACGGCCGCTACGACACTGTCACCTTCGACGACGACTTCACCCTCATGGTCAACGATATGGGCGCCGACTACCCGGCTGCACGCTTCTCGGGCGGGGAGCAGGACGACATCGCCATTGCCCTGCGCATCGCCCTCTCCAGGTATCTCGCGGCCATGCGCGGGATGGGCGACCCTGCGGTCCTGATCTTCGATGAGATCTTCGGGAGCCAGGACGAGGAGCGGCGGACCAACCTGATCCGGGCCCTCAGGACACAGGAGGTCCATTTCCCCCAGATCTTTTTGATCTCTCATATCGGCGAGGTCCATGAGGAGTTCGAGACAACGCTCCGTGTCGAACAGGGCCCTGGTCCTGAGAGCCATATCGAGGAGGTGTCCGGGTGA
- a CDS encoding DNA double-strand break repair nuclease NurA, producing MIPLDENDLNGVLGYLGKIRPADLSSRFARAGGYDASSFISCGEEWEGYFSAVDGSNAMVLESGSFSVVLVRAVETTFSGGRRAHAGETPLRAFRIGPETENPAYGDLYAACFESTPLRSLENEDRSRAASVLRDTLEYSTALRLVSNLDAGDILVLDGALRVDHESHRPVLQDILRSARRRGVLIAAVTKMAASTWGGGIPLVPAAAALAHDLGRNEAWYLEVPPEVMDAERYEEWHFGDTYVASLHPKAPLAFKVEVPKGTSSRSVETTFAALTSYADDGRVTGYPFPLFDAHRLVTIGADQVEQVRQALIRGMSGQGMTGSEYKAYFGDIHDTFASYR from the coding sequence GTGATCCCCCTCGACGAGAACGATCTCAATGGTGTTCTCGGTTATCTCGGAAAGATTCGCCCTGCCGACCTCTCTTCCAGGTTTGCCAGGGCCGGAGGCTATGATGCCTCGTCCTTCATCTCCTGTGGGGAGGAGTGGGAAGGATACTTCTCGGCGGTGGACGGGAGCAATGCCATGGTCCTTGAGAGCGGCAGTTTCTCTGTCGTCCTGGTCAGGGCCGTCGAGACGACCTTCTCGGGCGGCCGGAGAGCCCATGCCGGGGAGACCCCGCTGCGCGCGTTCAGGATCGGCCCCGAGACCGAGAACCCGGCCTATGGGGATCTCTATGCCGCATGTTTTGAGAGCACGCCACTCAGATCCCTTGAGAACGAGGACCGCTCCCGCGCCGCGTCCGTCCTCAGGGACACCCTTGAGTATTCGACTGCATTACGTCTTGTCTCGAACCTTGATGCCGGGGATATTCTGGTTCTTGACGGTGCCCTCAGGGTCGACCACGAGAGCCACCGTCCGGTCCTTCAAGATATCCTGAGGTCTGCCAGACGGCGTGGCGTTCTCATCGCCGCGGTGACCAAGATGGCGGCGTCCACCTGGGGTGGGGGGATCCCCCTCGTCCCCGCCGCTGCGGCCCTCGCCCATGACCTGGGGAGGAACGAGGCATGGTACCTGGAGGTGCCCCCTGAGGTCATGGACGCCGAGCGCTACGAGGAGTGGCACTTTGGTGACACCTATGTCGCTTCCCTCCATCCGAAGGCGCCCCTGGCCTTCAAGGTGGAGGTGCCCAAGGGCACCTCATCTCGATCGGTCGAGACCACGTTTGCCGCCCTGACTTCCTATGCCGACGACGGGAGGGTCACCGGCTATCCTTTCCCCCTCTTCGACGCCCATCGTCTCGTGACCATCGGCGCAGACCAGGTGGAGCAGGTCAGACAGGCACTCATCAGGGGGATGAGCGGGCAGGGCATGACCGGGAGCGAATACAAGGCATATTTTGGTGATATTCATGACACATTTGCATCCTATCGATAA
- a CDS encoding ATP-binding protein, which yields MTHLHPIDNDDSAKYRLIGNSVLSYRFIVPHDARIYVGDLLKITDRTKGLTFYAKVSDICHACNFADPRWDTRPYTGRFYEMGEDVFLGVEAVPLGYLDEGGRFRKPNTVPSKFSEVVADPDAVDFAFLREEMGEIEVGLLKNGRGVVEGVPVALHARVMAQHMGVFATTGMGKSNFMKVFSASCMKAREFGMLIVDPHGEYATGGRSSTGDPTRGLLHYTAGGDGLAVFTIDQKKLKKYHLNRLWLEYDDIRASDLNILFDHSDPQHDVLELLGDLKGSDLIAFFEETDFVDFDVENYTGGFKWIAQKLRTSHPGPLNVLKRHFEILTRNNDSFFRKEGSAIPEIIKALDENKVVLIDIPAMSERSELFVLSVITRKIMARHREWGVDKEEEPPQVLIAIEEAQRVLGTGGRRTQVFREAAMEGRKFGVGLCVITQQPKNIDPRVLAQLNTFVVMGLGDRGDRDIIASSAKQDLSQMDTEIQTLDTGEAVISTLKIPFPVSTKIHAFDPYIQKLNQDTRRPIDDGLKRGFF from the coding sequence ATGACACATTTGCATCCTATCGATAACGACGACTCGGCCAAGTACCGACTCATCGGCAACAGCGTCCTCTCGTACCGTTTCATCGTCCCGCATGACGCCAGGATCTATGTCGGCGATCTGTTGAAGATCACCGACCGGACAAAGGGCCTGACTTTCTATGCAAAGGTGAGCGATATCTGCCATGCCTGCAACTTCGCCGATCCCAGATGGGACACCAGGCCTTATACCGGTCGGTTCTACGAGATGGGTGAGGATGTCTTCCTGGGGGTGGAGGCGGTCCCACTCGGCTACCTCGATGAGGGAGGGAGGTTCAGAAAACCGAACACCGTCCCCTCAAAGTTCTCCGAGGTGGTCGCCGATCCCGATGCCGTGGACTTCGCTTTCCTCAGAGAGGAGATGGGCGAGATCGAGGTCGGGCTTCTCAAGAACGGACGGGGGGTCGTCGAAGGTGTCCCGGTCGCCCTCCATGCAAGGGTGATGGCCCAGCACATGGGAGTCTTTGCGACCACTGGCATGGGCAAGAGCAACTTCATGAAGGTCTTCTCCGCTTCCTGCATGAAGGCGCGGGAGTTCGGGATGCTCATCGTCGACCCGCACGGTGAGTACGCCACCGGGGGGCGTTCTTCCACCGGCGATCCCACCAGGGGTCTTCTCCATTATACAGCAGGGGGAGACGGGCTTGCGGTCTTCACTATCGACCAGAAGAAATTGAAAAAGTACCACCTCAACCGCCTCTGGCTTGAGTACGACGATATCAGGGCCTCCGACCTGAACATCCTCTTCGATCATTCTGATCCGCAGCACGATGTCCTCGAACTTCTCGGCGACTTGAAAGGTTCTGACCTCATTGCGTTTTTTGAAGAGACTGATTTTGTTGATTTCGACGTCGAAAACTACACCGGCGGATTCAAGTGGATCGCACAGAAATTGCGCACCTCTCACCCGGGTCCGCTCAATGTCCTCAAGCGCCACTTTGAGATCCTGACGCGGAACAACGATTCTTTCTTTAGAAAAGAGGGGTCGGCCATCCCTGAGATCATCAAGGCCCTTGATGAGAACAAAGTTGTCCTCATCGACATCCCTGCCATGAGTGAAAGGAGCGAACTCTTTGTCCTCTCAGTCATCACCCGCAAGATCATGGCGCGCCACCGCGAGTGGGGGGTCGACAAAGAAGAGGAACCGCCCCAGGTGCTCATCGCGATCGAGGAGGCGCAGCGGGTGCTCGGCACGGGAGGCAGACGGACCCAGGTCTTCCGCGAGGCGGCGATGGAAGGAAGGAAGTTCGGGGTCGGGCTCTGCGTGATCACCCAGCAGCCCAAAAACATCGACCCAAGAGTCCTCGCCCAGCTCAACACCTTTGTGGTGATGGGACTTGGCGACCGGGGCGACCGTGACATCATCGCAAGCAGCGCAAAACAGGATCTCTCACAGATGGACACTGAGATTCAGACTCTGGATACCGGTGAGGCGGTCATCTCCACTCTGAAGATCCCCTTCCCGGTGAGCACGAAGATCCACGCCTTCGATCCATACATACAAAAATTGAACCAGGACACCCGGCGCCCGATCGACGACGGGCTGAAACGGGGTTTTTTCTGA
- a CDS encoding nucleotide-binding protein, with protein MSILLWGVPTLVFLLIIPAALNYMSQTQYIDLVPVYEREAKEYRIRMINENLLNKPVKIKGVVERASFKYLNRPQFLVADRTGEISVKMFTSPQEDINKDDVVEVLGMVIHRFVAVGEPVINCVSIRKIEAEKKK; from the coding sequence ATGTCGATCCTTCTCTGGGGTGTCCCGACGCTGGTTTTTCTCCTGATCATTCCGGCAGCCCTCAACTACATGAGCCAGACCCAGTACATCGACCTGGTTCCGGTCTATGAACGAGAGGCAAAGGAGTATCGTATCAGGATGATCAACGAGAACCTGCTCAACAAGCCGGTCAAGATCAAGGGCGTCGTGGAACGGGCCTCATTCAAGTACCTCAACAGGCCTCAGTTCCTGGTCGCCGACCGAACCGGGGAGATCTCGGTGAAGATGTTCACCTCCCCACAGGAAGACATCAACAAGGATGACGTCGTCGAGGTGCTCGGCATGGTGATCCACCGCTTTGTGGCGGTCGGAGAACCGGTGATCAACTGCGTCTCGATCAGAAAGATCGAAGCAGAAAAGAAGAAGTGA
- a CDS encoding formate/nitrite transporter family protein, translating to MVFHPPVAIVAKAGDTGKYRVSLPAWNMLLRGFMSGAYIAMGAGLATVCSTGVAATLGVGFAKLVLGSVFPVGLIITVLTGAELFTGDAMLAPMAAFIHKISWASVLNLWVWVYIGNLIGSVVYAYLMAYGPLTSWSADGAGVATAFGLTAVNIAAGKCSYLGGAAMWSLLLKAIGCNWLVNLAILLEICADDAVGKFFGIWFPIMAFVSSGFEHCVANMYFIPAGIMTAPYLTADQLAIVGTKIQNLGWVTMWTNNIIIVTIGNIIGGLLFVGVIYWFAFQKEIAALK from the coding sequence ATGGTGTTCCATCCTCCAGTAGCGATTGTCGCAAAGGCAGGCGATACGGGGAAATACAGGGTTTCCCTCCCCGCCTGGAATATGCTCCTGAGGGGTTTCATGTCAGGCGCCTACATTGCCATGGGCGCCGGGCTTGCAACCGTCTGTAGCACAGGTGTCGCAGCCACCCTTGGTGTGGGTTTCGCAAAGTTGGTTCTGGGTTCCGTCTTCCCGGTGGGGCTTATCATCACCGTTCTGACCGGTGCCGAGCTCTTCACCGGCGACGCGATGCTCGCCCCGATGGCCGCGTTTATCCACAAGATCTCATGGGCCAGTGTGCTCAATCTCTGGGTCTGGGTCTACATTGGCAACCTTATCGGATCTGTTGTCTACGCCTATCTCATGGCATACGGTCCCTTGACCTCTTGGTCAGCCGACGGTGCCGGCGTGGCAACCGCATTCGGTCTTACCGCCGTGAACATCGCCGCAGGCAAATGTTCATATCTCGGCGGAGCAGCAATGTGGTCGCTCCTCCTCAAGGCTATCGGCTGTAACTGGCTCGTCAACCTGGCCATCCTCCTCGAGATATGCGCCGACGACGCCGTAGGCAAGTTCTTCGGGATCTGGTTCCCGATCATGGCTTTCGTTTCCTCCGGGTTCGAGCACTGTGTTGCAAACATGTACTTCATCCCGGCAGGCATCATGACCGCCCCGTACCTCACCGCCGATCAGTTGGCGATTGTGGGCACGAAGATCCAGAACCTGGGCTGGGTGACGATGTGGACGAACAACATCATCATCGTCACCATTGGCAACATCATCGGTGGTCTGCTCTTCGTGGGCGTCATCTACTGGTTCGCCTTCCAGAAGGAGATCGCAGCACTCAAGTGA
- a CDS encoding chloride channel protein, whose amino-acid sequence MSEGATPSQRIFLIAVIVGVISGIGALVFFEALKIGTRFCMGTIVGFHLPEEGQSMAEIALWSAPPNPWLIIPVICLGGLLSGLLVYTYAPEAEGHGTDAAIKAFHGEGRIRHRIPLLKALTAVITISTGGSAGREGPTAQMSAGFGSMVADYLGLSERERRIALATGIGAGIGTIFKAPLGGAILAAEVLYTRDFEAEAIIPGFLASVIGYAIFGSVEGFEPVFSPVAVEWTVIQIPLFLFLGVVCAGMGLLYIRTFYGTKQVFATIFERYHLPKHIKPVAGAFLTGLLVVALIYLSPETAVVGLAGLGTGYGFIQLALYSMLPLSVLLFIPLVKILTTSLTIGSGGSGGVFAPGLVIGAATGGAVGMAFHLLAPAYVPATLLPGFVVVGMIAFFGAISNAPIAVMIMVVEMTGNFSLFVPAMGAVAVAYVLTGESTIFVEQVHTRAQSRAHRGEYEVDVLEGIMVKDVMIPRSSVIALTPGDACETVLDLVNSTEHTGYPVLDRDEIVGIITTRDVRTLLAVGDLSRPVREAMTAPVVTVAENRSLEEALQLMMELDIHHLPVVAKDAPGRLVGFLTRTDLMLAHTRYLASTGQS is encoded by the coding sequence ATGTCAGAAGGCGCCACCCCCTCACAACGGATCTTTCTGATCGCCGTGATCGTTGGAGTAATATCAGGTATAGGGGCTCTCGTCTTCTTCGAAGCTCTCAAGATCGGGACCCGGTTTTGTATGGGGACCATCGTCGGGTTTCACCTCCCTGAGGAGGGACAGAGCATGGCCGAGATCGCCCTCTGGTCCGCACCCCCTAACCCCTGGCTGATCATCCCGGTGATCTGTCTTGGCGGCCTGCTCTCCGGTCTTCTTGTCTACACCTATGCGCCTGAGGCCGAGGGGCACGGGACCGATGCCGCGATCAAGGCCTTCCATGGGGAGGGGCGGATTCGGCACCGCATCCCTCTTCTCAAGGCGCTCACTGCCGTCATCACCATCTCCACCGGAGGGAGTGCAGGACGTGAGGGGCCGACCGCCCAGATGTCGGCGGGATTTGGTTCGATGGTCGCCGACTATCTGGGTCTCTCAGAGCGCGAGCGGCGGATCGCCCTTGCCACCGGGATCGGTGCCGGCATCGGCACGATCTTCAAGGCACCGCTCGGAGGGGCGATCCTTGCCGCCGAAGTGCTGTACACCCGTGACTTTGAGGCCGAAGCGATCATCCCCGGTTTCCTGGCCTCGGTTATCGGGTACGCGATCTTCGGGAGTGTCGAGGGTTTTGAACCGGTCTTCTCCCCGGTCGCCGTGGAGTGGACGGTCATCCAGATCCCCCTCTTCCTTTTCCTTGGTGTAGTTTGTGCCGGTATGGGCCTGCTGTACATCAGGACGTTTTATGGGACAAAGCAGGTCTTTGCAACCATTTTCGAGCGCTACCACCTCCCCAAACACATCAAGCCCGTTGCCGGCGCCTTCCTCACCGGTCTTCTCGTCGTCGCCCTAATCTATCTCTCTCCCGAGACGGCGGTCGTCGGACTTGCGGGACTGGGCACAGGGTATGGCTTCATCCAGCTCGCTCTGTACTCGATGCTCCCCCTTTCGGTCCTCCTCTTCATCCCGCTGGTCAAGATCCTCACCACTTCTCTTACCATCGGCTCGGGGGGGAGCGGCGGGGTCTTCGCACCCGGACTGGTCATCGGTGCCGCTACCGGTGGTGCAGTCGGCATGGCGTTCCATCTGCTGGCCCCTGCGTATGTGCCCGCTACGTTGTTGCCCGGGTTTGTGGTGGTCGGAATGATCGCGTTTTTCGGTGCTATCTCCAACGCCCCCATCGCTGTGATGATCATGGTCGTGGAGATGACCGGGAATTTCTCGCTCTTTGTCCCGGCGATGGGTGCGGTGGCAGTCGCTTATGTCCTCACGGGGGAATCGACGATCTTTGTCGAGCAGGTGCACACCAGGGCACAGTCCCGCGCCCACCGGGGCGAGTACGAGGTGGATGTCCTCGAAGGGATCATGGTGAAGGATGTGATGATCCCACGCTCATCGGTCATCGCCCTCACACCTGGGGACGCCTGCGAAACGGTTCTCGATCTCGTTAATTCGACGGAGCACACTGGCTATCCGGTCCTTGACAGAGATGAGATCGTCGGGATCATCACGACCAGAGACGTCCGCACCCTCCTCGCCGTCGGTGATCTCTCCCGTCCGGTCCGCGAGGCGATGACTGCACCAGTGGTGACGGTTGCCGAGAACCGGAGCCTGGAGGAGGCGCTGCAACTCATGATGGAACTGGATATCCACCATCTCCCGGTGGTTGCGAAGGATGCTCCCGGACGACTGGTCGGGTTCCTCACCCGGACCGATCTGATGCTTGCCCATACCAGATACCTCGCCTCAACCGGCCAATCCTGA